From the genome of Flavobacterium ovatum, one region includes:
- a CDS encoding glutamine synthetase beta-grasp domain-containing protein: MAKIKLEYLWLDGYVPTQNLRSKTKVEEHDNFQGTLEEIGDWSFDGSSTKQAEGGSSDCLLVPVAIYTDPDRINGYLVMCEVMNADGTPHASNGRATINDDNDDFWFGFEQEYFIMDTKTLLPLGFPIGGYPAPQGMYYCSVGGKNTHGRAIVEKHADLCIDAGLNFEGINQEVAAGQWEYQLFAKGAKKAGDEIWVSRYLLDRLTEKHGYYIEYHPKPLGDTDWNGSGMHANFSNNVLRTCGDRATFEKICEAFRPVTKEHIAVYGAHNEERLTGKHETASIHDFSYGISDRGCSIRIPLMVVQKGWKGWLEDRRPASNGDPYKIAARIIKTVNSAL; the protein is encoded by the coding sequence ATGGCTAAAATAAAATTAGAATACCTTTGGTTAGATGGATATGTACCAACTCAAAATCTAAGAAGTAAAACTAAAGTTGAAGAGCACGATAACTTTCAAGGAACATTAGAAGAGATCGGAGACTGGTCTTTTGACGGTTCATCTACTAAGCAAGCTGAAGGTGGATCTTCTGATTGCCTTTTAGTACCAGTCGCTATTTACACAGATCCAGATCGTATCAACGGATACTTAGTTATGTGTGAAGTTATGAATGCTGATGGAACACCACACGCTTCAAACGGTAGAGCTACTATCAATGATGATAATGACGATTTCTGGTTTGGTTTCGAACAAGAATATTTCATCATGGACACTAAAACTTTATTACCATTAGGATTCCCTATTGGTGGTTACCCTGCTCCACAAGGTATGTACTACTGTTCAGTAGGTGGAAAAAACACTCACGGTAGAGCTATTGTAGAAAAGCATGCTGACTTATGTATTGATGCAGGTCTAAACTTTGAAGGTATCAACCAAGAGGTTGCTGCTGGTCAATGGGAATACCAATTATTTGCAAAAGGAGCTAAAAAAGCAGGTGATGAAATCTGGGTTTCTAGATACTTACTAGATCGTTTGACTGAAAAACATGGTTACTATATTGAATACCACCCAAAACCGTTAGGTGATACTGACTGGAATGGTTCTGGTATGCATGCTAATTTCTCTAACAACGTTTTAAGAACATGTGGAGATAGAGCGACTTTCGAAAAAATTTGTGAGGCTTTCCGTCCCGTAACTAAAGAGCATATTGCTGTTTACGGTGCTCATAATGAAGAACGTTTAACTGGTAAACATGAAACTGCATCTATCCACGATTTCTCTTATGGAATTTCTGATAGAGGATGTTCAATCCGTATTCCTTTGATGGTTGTTCAAAAAGGATGGAAAGGATGGTTGGAAGACAGAAGACCAGCATCTAACGGTGACCCATACAAAATTGCTGCAAGAATCATCAAAACAGTTAACTCTGCTTTGTAA
- a CDS encoding TerC family protein: MIVWICFLSAILLFLALDLGVFNKTPHVISSKEAGKWTAIWVSLSFVFSAVIYWLYDNNYVANPDQLKPAVASMKYITGYLIELSLSVDNIFVIAIIFSAFKIPKKYQHRVLFWGIIGAIIFRGAMIYFGVLIINKFAWTTYIFGAFLVYTAMKMLFSKEDEAQFNPKKSFVYRYLRKLTPITTQIDGEHFFVKRRHIKAATPLFVALIVIEVMDVIFALDSVPAILAITSDPFLVFSSNIFAILGLRSMYFFLANMLERFSYLEYSLIAILSFVGIKMLVHNFVTIPEWASLAFIAIALITGIIVSLRINKKENNQ; the protein is encoded by the coding sequence ATGATTGTTTGGATTTGTTTTTTAAGCGCTATCTTATTATTCTTAGCATTAGATCTTGGTGTTTTCAATAAAACGCCTCATGTAATTAGCTCTAAAGAAGCTGGAAAATGGACTGCCATTTGGGTTTCATTGTCTTTTGTTTTTTCGGCTGTTATCTATTGGTTGTATGATAACAATTATGTAGCGAATCCTGATCAATTAAAACCCGCTGTAGCATCCATGAAATATATTACAGGATACCTCATCGAACTTTCTTTGAGCGTTGATAATATATTTGTAATCGCTATTATTTTTTCCGCTTTTAAAATCCCTAAAAAATATCAGCATAGAGTGTTATTTTGGGGAATTATAGGCGCTATTATTTTTAGAGGCGCCATGATCTATTTTGGAGTACTTATCATCAATAAATTTGCCTGGACGACTTATATATTTGGTGCTTTTCTGGTCTATACTGCAATGAAAATGTTATTTTCCAAAGAAGACGAGGCACAGTTTAACCCTAAAAAATCATTTGTTTATCGCTATTTACGAAAACTAACTCCTATAACTACTCAAATTGATGGGGAACATTTTTTTGTTAAAAGAAGACATATAAAAGCCGCTACACCTTTATTTGTTGCTTTAATTGTTATTGAAGTCATGGATGTGATTTTTGCTCTAGACAGTGTTCCTGCTATTTTAGCAATCACCTCTGACCCGTTTTTAGTTTTTAGTTCAAACATATTTGCAATTCTAGGATTGCGTTCCATGTATTTCTTTTTGGCTAATATGCTAGAAAGATTTAGCTACCTAGAATATAGTTTGATTGCTATTTTGAGTTTTGTGGGAATCAAAATGTTAGTTCATAATTTTGTTACAATACCTGAATGGGCCTCCTTAGCATTTATTGCCATAGCACTCATAACAGGAATTATTGTTTCCTTACGGATCAACAAAAAAGAAAACAATCAGTAA